In Acholeplasma equirhinis, the sequence TTTCTCATGTCCAATGGACGCAACAACATCTTATAGACCAGGCACACGTTTTGCAGGTAATGCAATCCGTGTAGACTCATTTGGTGTTGAATGGTATTCACCATATAGAGATGCGGATTTAAAGGATTATAAGACTTGTGATTCTGGAGATCTTCCACTTCCTATTGGTGCAGTAGAAGACGCACTTGATATGATTTATGATGCTACTAAAACCATTTTAGAAGACGGTAAAGTACCGATGATGGTTGGTGGTGAACATTTAGTAACCTATCCAGTTTTAAAAGCAGTTAAAGAGAAATATGATGATTTATATGTCATCCACTTGGATGCACATACAGATTTACGTGAAAACTTCTTTGGCCGTGATTTATCACACGCAACATTTATGCGTCATGCACACAAATTCTTAGGTGATCATCACATCTACCAATTTGGTATTCGTTCAGGTGATAAAGAAGAATTTGAATGGGCTAAGAAACATATCTATCAAAGAAAATTTGATTTTGAAG encodes:
- the speB gene encoding agmatinase yields the protein MKLSKVDLSFQSCTAEYDEANVVIFSCPMDATTSYRPGTRFAGNAIRVDSFGVEWYSPYRDADLKDYKTCDSGDLPLPIGAVEDALDMIYDATKTILEDGKVPMMVGGEHLVTYPVLKAVKEKYDDLYVIHLDAHTDLRENFFGRDLSHATFMRHAHKFLGDHHIYQFGIRSGDKEEFEWAKKHIYQRKFDFEGLAEAVEALKDKPVYITIDLDVLDPAVFPGTGTPEPGGMQYKDLLWAFDQFEKLNNIVGADFVELSPYLDPSGASNAVAAKTLREMVLILQKNLDKKKQK